A stretch of Mya arenaria isolate MELC-2E11 chromosome 14, ASM2691426v1 DNA encodes these proteins:
- the LOC128216863 gene encoding polycystic kidney disease protein 1-like 3 isoform X13, whose amino-acid sequence MYRDISKDRMSTTEKDYTDLAIRETDHVYIDISLDRMSSQERDYTDLGNRETEHMYGDISKDEKNAPDNNYTDLTDRGTEHMYGDISKDGIVVPENDYTNLGNRKAEHIYGALKKHVVNDEAKPRSGAFLTAKIRLIAFVSIFVMCSVTSVVVIVLLTQNSGEESTISTQSTSECITGTSKDIETTTNLNTKTLSATQFLAPNTTNEVSVTTGQLPAKTTELTTPPSLTAITEVSVTTGQLPAKTTELTTPPSLTAITEVSVTTGQLPAKTTELTTPPTLTEITEVSVTTGQLPAKTTELTTPPTLTAITEVSVTTGQLPAKTTELTTPPTLTEITEVSVTTGQLPAKTTELTTPPSLTAITEVSVTAGQLPAKTTELTTSPTLTEITEVSVTTGQLPAKTTELTTPPTLTEITEVSVTAGQLPAKTTELTTPPTLTEITEVSVTTGQLPAKTTELTTPPSLTAITEGSISSWVDWTSRAIPVKQSSK is encoded by the exons ATGTACAGAGACATTTCCAAAGATAGAATGAGCACCACAGAAAAGGACTATACAGATCTTGCTATTCGTGAAACGGACCATGTGTATATAGATATTTCCCTAGATAGAATGAGCTCCCAAGAAAGGGACTATACAGATCTTGGTAATCGTGAAACAGAACATATGTATGGAGATATTTCCAAAGATGAAAAGAACGCACCAGATAATAACTATACAGATCTTACTGATCGTGGAACGGAACATATGTATGGAGATATTTCCAAAGATGGAATTGTCGTTCCTGAAAATGACTACACAAATCTTGGTAATCGCAAAGCGGAACATATATATGGAGCCCtgaaaaaacatgttgtaaatgATGAAGCGAAACCAAGGAGTGGTGCTTTCCTGACTGCAAAGATACGCTTGATCGCGTTTGTCTCCATCTTTGTTATGTGTTCGGTAACATcggttgttgttattgttttgctaacacaaaACTCGGGAGAAGAATCCACCATATCAACACAAAGCACAAGTGAGTGCATCACCGGCACAAGTAAAGATATAGAGACAACcacaaatttaaacacaaagaCTTTGAGCGCCACACAATTTCTAGCGCCGAACACGACAAATGAAG TTTCAGTTACGACAGGACAGTTACCAGCGAAAACAACTGAATTAACAACACCTCCTTCACTAACCGCGATTACTGAAG TTTCAGTTACGACAGGACAGTTACCAGCGAAAACAACTGAATTAACAACACCTCCTTCACTAACCGCGATTACTGAGG TTTCAGTTACGACAGGACAGTTACCAGCGAAAACAACTGAATTAACAACACCTCCTACACTAACCGAGATTACTGAAG TTTCAGTTACGACAGGACAGTTACCAGCGAAAACAACTGAATTAACAACACCTCCTACACTAACCGCGATTACTGAAG TTTCAGTTACGACAGGACAGTTACCAGCGAAAACAACTGAATTAACAACACCTCCTACACTAACCGAGATTACTGAAG TTTCAGTTACGACAGGACAGTTACCAGCGAAAACAACTGAATTAACAACACCTCCTTCACTAACCGCGATTACTGAAG TTTCAGTTACGGCAGGACAGTTACCAGCGAAAACAACTGAATTAACAACATCTCCTACACTAACCGAGATTACTGAAG TTTCAGTTACGACAGGACAGTTACCAGCGAAAACAACTGAATTAACAACACCTCCTACACTAACCGAGATTACTGAAG TTTCAGTTACGGCAGGACAGTTACCAGCGAAAACAACTGAATTAACAACACCTCCTACACTAACCGAGATTACTGAAG TTTCAGTTACGACAGGACAGTTACCAGCGAAAACAACTGAATTAACAACACCTCCTTCACTAACCGCGATTACTGAAG
- the LOC128216863 gene encoding polycystic kidney disease protein 1-like 3 isoform X8, translated as MYRDISKDRMSTTEKDYTDLAIRETDHVYIDISLDRMSSQERDYTDLGNRETEHMYGDISKDEKNAPDNNYTDLTDRGTEHMYGDISKDGIVVPENDYTNLGNRKAEHIYGALKKHVVNDEAKPRSGAFLTAKIRLIAFVSIFVMCSVTSVVVIVLLTQNSGEESTISTQSTSECITGTSKDIETTTNLNTKTLSATQFLAPNTTNEVSVTTGQLPAKTTELTTPPSLTAITEVSVTTGQLPAKTTELTTPPTLTEITEVSVTTGQLPAKTTELTTPPSLTAITEVSVTTGQLPAKTTELTTPPTLTEITEVSVTTGQLPAKTTELTTPPTLTAITEVSVTTGQLPAKTTELTTPPTLTEITEVSVTTGQLPAKTTELTTPPSLTAITEVSVTAGQLPAKTTELTTSPTLTEITEVSVTTGQLPAKTTELTTPPTLTEITEVSVTAGQLPAKTTELTTPPTLTEITEVSVTTGQLPAKTTELTTPPSLTAITEGSISSWVDWTSRAIPVKQSSK; from the exons ATGTACAGAGACATTTCCAAAGATAGAATGAGCACCACAGAAAAGGACTATACAGATCTTGCTATTCGTGAAACGGACCATGTGTATATAGATATTTCCCTAGATAGAATGAGCTCCCAAGAAAGGGACTATACAGATCTTGGTAATCGTGAAACAGAACATATGTATGGAGATATTTCCAAAGATGAAAAGAACGCACCAGATAATAACTATACAGATCTTACTGATCGTGGAACGGAACATATGTATGGAGATATTTCCAAAGATGGAATTGTCGTTCCTGAAAATGACTACACAAATCTTGGTAATCGCAAAGCGGAACATATATATGGAGCCCtgaaaaaacatgttgtaaatgATGAAGCGAAACCAAGGAGTGGTGCTTTCCTGACTGCAAAGATACGCTTGATCGCGTTTGTCTCCATCTTTGTTATGTGTTCGGTAACATcggttgttgttattgttttgctaacacaaaACTCGGGAGAAGAATCCACCATATCAACACAAAGCACAAGTGAGTGCATCACCGGCACAAGTAAAGATATAGAGACAACcacaaatttaaacacaaagaCTTTGAGCGCCACACAATTTCTAGCGCCGAACACGACAAATGAAG TTTCAGTTACGACAGGACAGTTACCAGCGAAAACAACTGAATTAACAACACCTCCTTCACTAACCGCGATTACTGAAG TTTCAGTTACGACAGGACAGTTACCAGCGAAAACAACTGAATTAACAACACCTCCTACACTAACCGAGATTACTGAAG TTTCAGTTACGACAGGACAGTTACCAGCGAAAACAACTGAATTAACAACACCTCCTTCACTAACCGCGATTACTGAGG TTTCAGTTACGACAGGACAGTTACCAGCGAAAACAACTGAATTAACAACACCTCCTACACTAACCGAGATTACTGAAG TTTCAGTTACGACAGGACAGTTACCAGCGAAAACAACTGAATTAACAACACCTCCTACACTAACCGCGATTACTGAAG TTTCAGTTACGACAGGACAGTTACCAGCGAAAACAACTGAATTAACAACACCTCCTACACTAACCGAGATTACTGAAG TTTCAGTTACGACAGGACAGTTACCAGCGAAAACAACTGAATTAACAACACCTCCTTCACTAACCGCGATTACTGAAG TTTCAGTTACGGCAGGACAGTTACCAGCGAAAACAACTGAATTAACAACATCTCCTACACTAACCGAGATTACTGAAG TTTCAGTTACGACAGGACAGTTACCAGCGAAAACAACTGAATTAACAACACCTCCTACACTAACCGAGATTACTGAAG TTTCAGTTACGGCAGGACAGTTACCAGCGAAAACAACTGAATTAACAACACCTCCTACACTAACCGAGATTACTGAAG TTTCAGTTACGACAGGACAGTTACCAGCGAAAACAACTGAATTAACAACACCTCCTTCACTAACCGCGATTACTGAAG
- the LOC128216863 gene encoding polycystic kidney disease protein 1-like 3 isoform X5: MYRDISKDRMSTTEKDYTDLAIRETDHVYIDISLDRMSSQERDYTDLGNRETEHMYGDISKDEKNAPDNNYTDLTDRGTEHMYGDISKDGIVVPENDYTNLGNRKAEHIYGALKKHVVNDEAKPRSGAFLTAKIRLIAFVSIFVMCSVTSVVVIVLLTQNSGEESTISTQSTSECITGTSKDIETTTNLNTKTLSATQFLAPNTTNEVSVTTGQLPAKTTELTTPPSLTAITEVSFTTGQLPAKTTEITTPPTLTEITEVSVTTGQLPAKTTELTTPPSLTAITEVSVTTGQLPAKTTELTTPPTLTEITEVSVTTGQLPAKTTELTTPPTLTAITEVSVTTGQLPAKTTELTTPPTLTEITEVSVTTGQLPAKTTELTTPPSLTAITEVSVTAGQLPAKTTELTTSPTLTEITEVSVTTGQLPAKTTELTTPPTLTEITEVSVTAGQLPAKTTELTTPPTLTEITEVSVTTGQLPAKTTELTTPPSLTAITEGSISSWVDWTSRAIPVKQSSK; encoded by the exons ATGTACAGAGACATTTCCAAAGATAGAATGAGCACCACAGAAAAGGACTATACAGATCTTGCTATTCGTGAAACGGACCATGTGTATATAGATATTTCCCTAGATAGAATGAGCTCCCAAGAAAGGGACTATACAGATCTTGGTAATCGTGAAACAGAACATATGTATGGAGATATTTCCAAAGATGAAAAGAACGCACCAGATAATAACTATACAGATCTTACTGATCGTGGAACGGAACATATGTATGGAGATATTTCCAAAGATGGAATTGTCGTTCCTGAAAATGACTACACAAATCTTGGTAATCGCAAAGCGGAACATATATATGGAGCCCtgaaaaaacatgttgtaaatgATGAAGCGAAACCAAGGAGTGGTGCTTTCCTGACTGCAAAGATACGCTTGATCGCGTTTGTCTCCATCTTTGTTATGTGTTCGGTAACATcggttgttgttattgttttgctaacacaaaACTCGGGAGAAGAATCCACCATATCAACACAAAGCACAAGTGAGTGCATCACCGGCACAAGTAAAGATATAGAGACAACcacaaatttaaacacaaagaCTTTGAGCGCCACACAATTTCTAGCGCCGAACACGACAAATGAAG TTTCAGTTACGACAGGACAGTTACCAGCGAAAACAACTGAATTAACAACACCTCCTTCACTAACCGCGATTACTGAAG TTTCATTTACGACAGGACAGTTACCAGCGAAAACAACTGAAATAACAACACCTCCTACACTAACCGAGATTACTGAAG TTTCAGTTACGACAGGACAGTTACCAGCGAAAACAACTGAATTAACAACACCTCCTTCACTAACCGCGATTACTGAGG TTTCAGTTACGACAGGACAGTTACCAGCGAAAACAACTGAATTAACAACACCTCCTACACTAACCGAGATTACTGAAG TTTCAGTTACGACAGGACAGTTACCAGCGAAAACAACTGAATTAACAACACCTCCTACACTAACCGCGATTACTGAAG TTTCAGTTACGACAGGACAGTTACCAGCGAAAACAACTGAATTAACAACACCTCCTACACTAACCGAGATTACTGAAG TTTCAGTTACGACAGGACAGTTACCAGCGAAAACAACTGAATTAACAACACCTCCTTCACTAACCGCGATTACTGAAG TTTCAGTTACGGCAGGACAGTTACCAGCGAAAACAACTGAATTAACAACATCTCCTACACTAACCGAGATTACTGAAG TTTCAGTTACGACAGGACAGTTACCAGCGAAAACAACTGAATTAACAACACCTCCTACACTAACCGAGATTACTGAAG TTTCAGTTACGGCAGGACAGTTACCAGCGAAAACAACTGAATTAACAACACCTCCTACACTAACCGAGATTACTGAAG TTTCAGTTACGACAGGACAGTTACCAGCGAAAACAACTGAATTAACAACACCTCCTTCACTAACCGCGATTACTGAAG
- the LOC128216863 gene encoding polycystic kidney disease protein 1-like 3 isoform X7, whose protein sequence is MYRDISKDRMSTTEKDYTDLAIRETDHVYIDISLDRMSSQERDYTDLGNRETEHMYGDISKDEKNAPDNNYTDLTDRGTEHMYGDISKDGIVVPENDYTNLGNRKAEHIYGALKKHVVNDEAKPRSGAFLTAKIRLIAFVSIFVMCSVTSVVVIVLLTQNSGEESTISTQSTSECITGTSKDIETTTNLNTKTLSATQFLAPNTTNEVSVTTGQLPAKTTELTTPPSLTAITEVSFTTGQLPAKTTEITTPPTLTEITEVSVTTGQLPAKTTELTTPPTLTEITEVSVTTGQLPAKTTELTTPPTLTEITEVSVTTGQLPAKTTELTTPPTLTAITEVSVTTGQLPAKTTELTTPPTLTEITEVSVTTGQLPAKTTELTTPPSLTAITEVSVTAGQLPAKTTELTTSPTLTEITEVSVTTGQLPAKTTELTTPPTLTEITEVSVTAGQLPAKTTELTTPPTLTEITEVSVTTGQLPAKTTELTTPPSLTAITEGSISSWVDWTSRAIPVKQSSK, encoded by the exons ATGTACAGAGACATTTCCAAAGATAGAATGAGCACCACAGAAAAGGACTATACAGATCTTGCTATTCGTGAAACGGACCATGTGTATATAGATATTTCCCTAGATAGAATGAGCTCCCAAGAAAGGGACTATACAGATCTTGGTAATCGTGAAACAGAACATATGTATGGAGATATTTCCAAAGATGAAAAGAACGCACCAGATAATAACTATACAGATCTTACTGATCGTGGAACGGAACATATGTATGGAGATATTTCCAAAGATGGAATTGTCGTTCCTGAAAATGACTACACAAATCTTGGTAATCGCAAAGCGGAACATATATATGGAGCCCtgaaaaaacatgttgtaaatgATGAAGCGAAACCAAGGAGTGGTGCTTTCCTGACTGCAAAGATACGCTTGATCGCGTTTGTCTCCATCTTTGTTATGTGTTCGGTAACATcggttgttgttattgttttgctaacacaaaACTCGGGAGAAGAATCCACCATATCAACACAAAGCACAAGTGAGTGCATCACCGGCACAAGTAAAGATATAGAGACAACcacaaatttaaacacaaagaCTTTGAGCGCCACACAATTTCTAGCGCCGAACACGACAAATGAAG TTTCAGTTACGACAGGACAGTTACCAGCGAAAACAACTGAATTAACAACACCTCCTTCACTAACCGCGATTACTGAAG TTTCATTTACGACAGGACAGTTACCAGCGAAAACAACTGAAATAACAACACCTCCTACACTAACCGAGATTACTGAAG TTTCAGTTACGACAGGACAGTTACCAGCGAAAACAACTGAATTAACAACACCTCCTACACTAACCGAGATTACTGAAG TTTCAGTTACGACAGGACAGTTACCAGCGAAAACAACTGAATTAACAACACCTCCTACACTAACCGAGATTACTGAAG TTTCAGTTACGACAGGACAGTTACCAGCGAAAACAACTGAATTAACAACACCTCCTACACTAACCGCGATTACTGAAG TTTCAGTTACGACAGGACAGTTACCAGCGAAAACAACTGAATTAACAACACCTCCTACACTAACCGAGATTACTGAAG TTTCAGTTACGACAGGACAGTTACCAGCGAAAACAACTGAATTAACAACACCTCCTTCACTAACCGCGATTACTGAAG TTTCAGTTACGGCAGGACAGTTACCAGCGAAAACAACTGAATTAACAACATCTCCTACACTAACCGAGATTACTGAAG TTTCAGTTACGACAGGACAGTTACCAGCGAAAACAACTGAATTAACAACACCTCCTACACTAACCGAGATTACTGAAG TTTCAGTTACGGCAGGACAGTTACCAGCGAAAACAACTGAATTAACAACACCTCCTACACTAACCGAGATTACTGAAG TTTCAGTTACGACAGGACAGTTACCAGCGAAAACAACTGAATTAACAACACCTCCTTCACTAACCGCGATTACTGAAG
- the LOC128216863 gene encoding mucin-2-like isoform X3, with protein sequence MYRDISKDRMSTTEKDYTDLAIRETDHVYIDISLDRMSSQERDYTDLGNRETEHMYGDISKDEKNAPDNNYTDLTDRGTEHMYGDISKDGIVVPENDYTNLGNRKAEHIYGALKKHVVNDEAKPRSGAFLTAKIRLIAFVSIFVMCSVTSVVVIVLLTQNSGEESTISTQSTSECITGTSKDIETTTNLNTKTLSATQFLAPNTTNEVSVTTGQLPAKTTELTTPPSLTAITEVSFTTGQLPAKTTEITTPPTLTEITEVSVTTGQLPAKTTELTTPPTLTEITEVTTGQLPAKTTELTTPPSLTAITEVSVTTGQLPAKTTELTTPPTLTEITEVSVTTGQLPAKTTELTTPPTLTAITEVSVTTGQLPAKTTELTTPPTLTEITEVSVTTGQLPAKTTELTTPPSLTAITEVSVTAGQLPAKTTELTTSPTLTEITEVSVTTGQLPAKTTELTTPPTLTEITEVSVTAGQLPAKTTELTTPPTLTEITEVSVTTGQLPAKTTELTTPPSLTAITEGSISSWVDWTSRAIPVKQSSK encoded by the exons ATGTACAGAGACATTTCCAAAGATAGAATGAGCACCACAGAAAAGGACTATACAGATCTTGCTATTCGTGAAACGGACCATGTGTATATAGATATTTCCCTAGATAGAATGAGCTCCCAAGAAAGGGACTATACAGATCTTGGTAATCGTGAAACAGAACATATGTATGGAGATATTTCCAAAGATGAAAAGAACGCACCAGATAATAACTATACAGATCTTACTGATCGTGGAACGGAACATATGTATGGAGATATTTCCAAAGATGGAATTGTCGTTCCTGAAAATGACTACACAAATCTTGGTAATCGCAAAGCGGAACATATATATGGAGCCCtgaaaaaacatgttgtaaatgATGAAGCGAAACCAAGGAGTGGTGCTTTCCTGACTGCAAAGATACGCTTGATCGCGTTTGTCTCCATCTTTGTTATGTGTTCGGTAACATcggttgttgttattgttttgctaacacaaaACTCGGGAGAAGAATCCACCATATCAACACAAAGCACAAGTGAGTGCATCACCGGCACAAGTAAAGATATAGAGACAACcacaaatttaaacacaaagaCTTTGAGCGCCACACAATTTCTAGCGCCGAACACGACAAATGAAG TTTCAGTTACGACAGGACAGTTACCAGCGAAAACAACTGAATTAACAACACCTCCTTCACTAACCGCGATTACTGAAG TTTCATTTACGACAGGACAGTTACCAGCGAAAACAACTGAAATAACAACACCTCCTACACTAACCGAGATTACTGAAG TTTCAGTTACGACAGGACAGTTACCAGCGAAAACAACTGAATTAACAACACCTCCTACACTAACCGAGATTACTGAAG TTACGACAGGACAGTTACCAGCGAAAACAACTGAATTAACAACACCTCCTTCACTAACCGCGATTACTGAGG TTTCAGTTACGACAGGACAGTTACCAGCGAAAACAACTGAATTAACAACACCTCCTACACTAACCGAGATTACTGAAG TTTCAGTTACGACAGGACAGTTACCAGCGAAAACAACTGAATTAACAACACCTCCTACACTAACCGCGATTACTGAAG TTTCAGTTACGACAGGACAGTTACCAGCGAAAACAACTGAATTAACAACACCTCCTACACTAACCGAGATTACTGAAG TTTCAGTTACGACAGGACAGTTACCAGCGAAAACAACTGAATTAACAACACCTCCTTCACTAACCGCGATTACTGAAG TTTCAGTTACGGCAGGACAGTTACCAGCGAAAACAACTGAATTAACAACATCTCCTACACTAACCGAGATTACTGAAG TTTCAGTTACGACAGGACAGTTACCAGCGAAAACAACTGAATTAACAACACCTCCTACACTAACCGAGATTACTGAAG TTTCAGTTACGGCAGGACAGTTACCAGCGAAAACAACTGAATTAACAACACCTCCTACACTAACCGAGATTACTGAAG TTTCAGTTACGACAGGACAGTTACCAGCGAAAACAACTGAATTAACAACACCTCCTTCACTAACCGCGATTACTGAAG
- the LOC128216863 gene encoding polycystic kidney disease protein 1-like 3 isoform X2, with protein MYRDISKDRMSTTEKDYTDLAIRETDHVYIDISLDRMSSQERDYTDLGNRETEHMYGDISKDEKNAPDNNYTDLTDRGTEHMYGDISKDGIVVPENDYTNLGNRKAEHIYGALKKHVVNDEAKPRSGAFLTAKIRLIAFVSIFVMCSVTSVVVIVLLTQNSGEESTISTQSTSECITGTSKDIETTTNLNTKTLSATQFLAPNTTNEVSVTTGQLPAKTTELTTPPSLTAITEVSFTTGQLPAKTTEITTPPTLTEITEVTTGQLPAKTTELTTPPTLTEITEVSVTTGQLPAKTTELTTPPSLTAITEVSVTTGQLPAKTTELTTPPTLTEITEVSVTTGQLPAKTTELTTPPTLTAITEVSVTTGQLPAKTTELTTPPTLTEITEVSVTTGQLPAKTTELTTPPSLTAITEVSVTAGQLPAKTTELTTSPTLTEITEVSVTTGQLPAKTTELTTPPTLTEITEVSVTAGQLPAKTTELTTPPTLTEITEVSVTTGQLPAKTTELTTPPSLTAITEGSISSWVDWTSRAIPVKQSSK; from the exons ATGTACAGAGACATTTCCAAAGATAGAATGAGCACCACAGAAAAGGACTATACAGATCTTGCTATTCGTGAAACGGACCATGTGTATATAGATATTTCCCTAGATAGAATGAGCTCCCAAGAAAGGGACTATACAGATCTTGGTAATCGTGAAACAGAACATATGTATGGAGATATTTCCAAAGATGAAAAGAACGCACCAGATAATAACTATACAGATCTTACTGATCGTGGAACGGAACATATGTATGGAGATATTTCCAAAGATGGAATTGTCGTTCCTGAAAATGACTACACAAATCTTGGTAATCGCAAAGCGGAACATATATATGGAGCCCtgaaaaaacatgttgtaaatgATGAAGCGAAACCAAGGAGTGGTGCTTTCCTGACTGCAAAGATACGCTTGATCGCGTTTGTCTCCATCTTTGTTATGTGTTCGGTAACATcggttgttgttattgttttgctaacacaaaACTCGGGAGAAGAATCCACCATATCAACACAAAGCACAAGTGAGTGCATCACCGGCACAAGTAAAGATATAGAGACAACcacaaatttaaacacaaagaCTTTGAGCGCCACACAATTTCTAGCGCCGAACACGACAAATGAAG TTTCAGTTACGACAGGACAGTTACCAGCGAAAACAACTGAATTAACAACACCTCCTTCACTAACCGCGATTACTGAAG TTTCATTTACGACAGGACAGTTACCAGCGAAAACAACTGAAATAACAACACCTCCTACACTAACCGAGATTACTGAAG TTACGACAGGACAGTTACCAGCGAAAACAACTGAATTAACAACACCTCCTACACTAACCGAGATTACTGAAG TTTCAGTTACGACAGGACAGTTACCAGCGAAAACAACTGAATTAACAACACCTCCTTCACTAACCGCGATTACTGAGG TTTCAGTTACGACAGGACAGTTACCAGCGAAAACAACTGAATTAACAACACCTCCTACACTAACCGAGATTACTGAAG TTTCAGTTACGACAGGACAGTTACCAGCGAAAACAACTGAATTAACAACACCTCCTACACTAACCGCGATTACTGAAG TTTCAGTTACGACAGGACAGTTACCAGCGAAAACAACTGAATTAACAACACCTCCTACACTAACCGAGATTACTGAAG TTTCAGTTACGACAGGACAGTTACCAGCGAAAACAACTGAATTAACAACACCTCCTTCACTAACCGCGATTACTGAAG TTTCAGTTACGGCAGGACAGTTACCAGCGAAAACAACTGAATTAACAACATCTCCTACACTAACCGAGATTACTGAAG TTTCAGTTACGACAGGACAGTTACCAGCGAAAACAACTGAATTAACAACACCTCCTACACTAACCGAGATTACTGAAG TTTCAGTTACGGCAGGACAGTTACCAGCGAAAACAACTGAATTAACAACACCTCCTACACTAACCGAGATTACTGAAG TTTCAGTTACGACAGGACAGTTACCAGCGAAAACAACTGAATTAACAACACCTCCTTCACTAACCGCGATTACTGAAG
- the LOC128216863 gene encoding polycystic kidney disease protein 1-like 3 isoform X1, which produces MYRDISKDRMSTTEKDYTDLAIRETDHVYIDISLDRMSSQERDYTDLGNRETEHMYGDISKDEKNAPDNNYTDLTDRGTEHMYGDISKDGIVVPENDYTNLGNRKAEHIYGALKKHVVNDEAKPRSGAFLTAKIRLIAFVSIFVMCSVTSVVVIVLLTQNSGEESTISTQSTSECITGTSKDIETTTNLNTKTLSATQFLAPNTTNEVSVTTGQLPAKTTELTTPPSLTAITEVSFTTGQLPAKTTEITTPPTLTEITEVSVTTGQLPAKTTELTTPPTLTEITEVSVTTGQLPAKTTELTTPPSLTAITEVSVTTGQLPAKTTELTTPPTLTEITEVSVTTGQLPAKTTELTTPPTLTAITEVSVTTGQLPAKTTELTTPPTLTEITEVSVTTGQLPAKTTELTTPPSLTAITEVSVTAGQLPAKTTELTTSPTLTEITEVSVTTGQLPAKTTELTTPPTLTEITEVSVTAGQLPAKTTELTTPPTLTEITEVSVTTGQLPAKTTELTTPPSLTAITEGSISSWVDWTSRAIPVKQSSK; this is translated from the exons ATGTACAGAGACATTTCCAAAGATAGAATGAGCACCACAGAAAAGGACTATACAGATCTTGCTATTCGTGAAACGGACCATGTGTATATAGATATTTCCCTAGATAGAATGAGCTCCCAAGAAAGGGACTATACAGATCTTGGTAATCGTGAAACAGAACATATGTATGGAGATATTTCCAAAGATGAAAAGAACGCACCAGATAATAACTATACAGATCTTACTGATCGTGGAACGGAACATATGTATGGAGATATTTCCAAAGATGGAATTGTCGTTCCTGAAAATGACTACACAAATCTTGGTAATCGCAAAGCGGAACATATATATGGAGCCCtgaaaaaacatgttgtaaatgATGAAGCGAAACCAAGGAGTGGTGCTTTCCTGACTGCAAAGATACGCTTGATCGCGTTTGTCTCCATCTTTGTTATGTGTTCGGTAACATcggttgttgttattgttttgctaacacaaaACTCGGGAGAAGAATCCACCATATCAACACAAAGCACAAGTGAGTGCATCACCGGCACAAGTAAAGATATAGAGACAACcacaaatttaaacacaaagaCTTTGAGCGCCACACAATTTCTAGCGCCGAACACGACAAATGAAG TTTCAGTTACGACAGGACAGTTACCAGCGAAAACAACTGAATTAACAACACCTCCTTCACTAACCGCGATTACTGAAG TTTCATTTACGACAGGACAGTTACCAGCGAAAACAACTGAAATAACAACACCTCCTACACTAACCGAGATTACTGAAG TTTCAGTTACGACAGGACAGTTACCAGCGAAAACAACTGAATTAACAACACCTCCTACACTAACCGAGATTACTGAAG TTTCAGTTACGACAGGACAGTTACCAGCGAAAACAACTGAATTAACAACACCTCCTTCACTAACCGCGATTACTGAGG TTTCAGTTACGACAGGACAGTTACCAGCGAAAACAACTGAATTAACAACACCTCCTACACTAACCGAGATTACTGAAG TTTCAGTTACGACAGGACAGTTACCAGCGAAAACAACTGAATTAACAACACCTCCTACACTAACCGCGATTACTGAAG TTTCAGTTACGACAGGACAGTTACCAGCGAAAACAACTGAATTAACAACACCTCCTACACTAACCGAGATTACTGAAG TTTCAGTTACGACAGGACAGTTACCAGCGAAAACAACTGAATTAACAACACCTCCTTCACTAACCGCGATTACTGAAG TTTCAGTTACGGCAGGACAGTTACCAGCGAAAACAACTGAATTAACAACATCTCCTACACTAACCGAGATTACTGAAG TTTCAGTTACGACAGGACAGTTACCAGCGAAAACAACTGAATTAACAACACCTCCTACACTAACCGAGATTACTGAAG TTTCAGTTACGGCAGGACAGTTACCAGCGAAAACAACTGAATTAACAACACCTCCTACACTAACCGAGATTACTGAAG TTTCAGTTACGACAGGACAGTTACCAGCGAAAACAACTGAATTAACAACACCTCCTTCACTAACCGCGATTACTGAAG